In a single window of the Stigmatopora nigra isolate UIUO_SnigA chromosome 7, RoL_Snig_1.1, whole genome shotgun sequence genome:
- the cpvl gene encoding putative serine carboxypeptidase CPVL, whose translation MRVWIEAVGVLLAVLVALVPVQTRRCSSLFCRKSLHVSRLDGKDPGSPLFLTPYLERGAIDEARKLSLVGALPGQNVKGYAGYLTVNKKYNSNLFFWFFPALMPSFDSTVLLWLQGGPGGSSMFGLFVEHGPYVVFKNMTVKLRDYAWTTKHSVLYIDNPVGTGFSFTDDDRGYAQNQDDVGRDLYSALIQFFQLFPEYQSNDFYATGESYAGKYVPAVSYYIHKNNPTAKIKINFKGMAIGDGLCDPEMMLGGYGEFMYQTGMIDEVQKQYVNKQSDLGVQLIQQKKWVEAFQVFDSLLNGDMAPYPSFFQNATGCTNYYNYMSCQEPKDQEYFSMFVTLPEVRRAIHVGNLEFHSGSQVEKHLMQDVMKSIKPWLGVLMDHYKVLIYSGQLDVIVAAPLTERFLPTVNWTGAAAYMSAPRFPWKLQPEDTEVAGYVKQVGEFYQVIIRGGGHILPYDQPARSYDMIDRFLSTRGWI comes from the exons ATGAG AGTGTGGATAGAAGCCGTGGGTGTTTTGCTAGCTGTGTTGGTTGCTCTGGTTCCCGTCCAAACACGGAGATGTTCGTCCCTTTTCTGCCGAAAATCGCTCCACGTTAGCCGCCTTGATGGCAAGGATCCCGGGTCACCTCTCTTTCTCACTCCCTATCTGGAAAGGGGGGCCATTGACGAAG CCAGGAAATTAAGTTTAGTTGGAGCATTGCCCGGCCAAAACGTGAAGGGTTATGCTGGCTATCTCACTGTCAACAAAAAGTACAACAGTAACCTTTTCTTCTGGTTTTTCCCTGCGTTGATG CCATCGTTTGACAGTACTGTCTTGTTATGGCTTCAAGGGGGTCCTGGGGGGAGCTCCATGTTCGGACTCTTTGTGGAGCACGGACCAtatgtggtttttaagaacATGACTG TGAAACTGAGGGATTACGCCTGGACCACAAAACATTCCGTTTTATACATTGACAATCCA GTCGGGACAGGTTTTAGCTTCACAGACGACGATCGTGGTTACGCTCAGAATCAGGATGACGTTGGCCGAGATCTGTACAG TGCTCTAATACAGTTCTTCCAACTATTTCCTGAATACCAGTCCAATGACTTCTATGCGACAGGAGAG TCCTATGCAGGGAAGTACGTTCCTGCCGTCTCTTATTACATCCATAAAAACAACCCGACGGCCAAGATCAAAATCAACTTCAAGGGCATGGCCATTGGGGACGGCCTTTGTGATCCGGAAATG ATGCTGGGTGGTTACGGTGAATTTATGTACCAGACGGGCATGATCGATGAAGTTCAGAAACAGTACGTCAACAAGCAGAGTGACTTGGGGGTCCAGCTCATCCAGCAGAAGAAGTGGGTGGAGGCTTTTCAG GTTTTTGACAGTTTGCTGAATGGTGACATGGCACCATACCCTTCCTTCTTCCAAAATGCAACAGGCTGcaccaactactacaactacatgTCATGTCAG GAACCCAAAGACCAGgagtatttttcaatgtttgtaACGCTCCCGGAAGTACGGCGTGCCATCCACGTGGGAAATCTAGAATTCCACAGCGGCTCGCAGGTGGAGAAGCACCTGATGCAGGATGTAATGAAAAGCATCAAGCCTTGGCTGGGGGTCCTCATGGACCACTATAAG GTGTTGATCTACAGTGGTCAGTTGGACGTGATCGTGGCGGCCCCTTTGACCGAGCGGTTCCTGCCCACCGTCAACTGGACCGGAGCGGCCGCCTACATGTCGGCGCCGCGCTTTCCCTGGAAGCTTCAGCCCGAAGACACGGAAGTGGCCGGTTATGTCAAACAAGTGGGAGAGTTCTACCAG GTCATCATCAGAGGAGGCGGACATATTTTGCCTTACGACCAGCCGGCGAGATCTTATGACATGATTGACAGGTTCCTCTCGACGCGAGGCTGGATTTGA